DNA sequence from the Stenotrophomonas sp. 24(2023) genome:
GCCGGAAACCTGGCATACGCGGGACATTGCGCACCTCGATGGTAGTAGTTGTCAGCCCGTAGCCCGGGCGACGGCGGCCTCGATGGTTGCCCACCACACGTCAAGAGAATCAAAGGGTTACGCTGGCGTTGGGCGGCCGGGGACGTGTTCCCGGGGGCGCCGCCCGGCACGAAACCGGACACAGCGAGCCGCGCATTATGCACCCGATCAAGCACTTGCGCAAGTTACCCACAGGCAGGGCGGTCACGCCGCGTCTGCGGGGCCCAGGACGTCCACCACCCAGTCGATGAACACCCGCAGGCGGTGGCTCATGTGCCGGTTCGGCGGGAACATCACATGCATCGGCATCGCCGGCAGCTGCCAGTCCGGCAGCAGCGGGACCAGTTCGCCACGGGCCACGTGCGCGGCGGTCATGTAGTCAGGCAGCACGACCACGCCCAGCCCGGCCAGGCCGGCGGCGAGATAGGCATTGCCATCATCCAGCGCGACCCAGTGCCGGCCCTGCACTTCCACCTGCTCGTCGCCGCGGCGGGCCACGAACACCCGCGCCCGGCCGCTGCGCGGGCTCAGGAAGCCCACTGCGTGATGGTCCGGGCCGTCCAGCTGGCGGGGGTGGGTTGGTGTTCCGTGCTGCTGCAGATAGGCCGGGCTGGCATGGAAGCCGATGCCGAGCGTACCCAGCGGGCGCGCGACCAGTGCAGGGTCGGCGGGGATGCCGCCGCGGATCACGCAGTCCACGTTGTCAGCAATCACATCCACTTCGCGATCGCTGACGCCGATGTCCAGGCGGATATCCGGGTAGCGCGCATGGAAGGCCGGCAGGGCCGGCACCAGCAGCAGGCGCGCGAACGGGCTGGGCACGTCGATGCGCAGGCGGCCACGCGGCTGGGCGGCGGCCTCGGCCAGCCCACCCTCCACATCCTCCAGGTCGGCCAGCAGGCGCACCACCCGCTCGTAGCAGGCCGCCCCCTCGGCGGTGACGCTGACCCGGCGCGTGGTGCGGTGGAGCAGGCGCACGCGCAGCCGCGCTTCCAGTTGCTGCACCAGCTGGGTGACGGTGGTGCGGCTGAGCCGCAGGGTTTCTGCGGCACGGGTGAAGCTGCCGGTTTCCACCACCCGGGCAAAGGCCTGCATCGCGTCGAAGCGGTCCATGGGGGCGCACCTGATTGTTTGGTAATTGGAAACAATCTAGAAGGATAATCGCGGTTTATCCAGACAGCAGCCCGGCGGAGCATGGCGCTGCCGCTGGCGCCCCCTGCGCCGGCCCTTCTGGACCCTTCCCATGTCGCACCGTGATGTCGTTTTCCCTGCCGGCCGCCAGGCGCTGTACGAGCGCAACCGCTACTCCCCGGCCATCCGCTCCAATGGTTTCCTGTTCGTGTCCGGCCAGGTCGGCAGCCGCGAGGACGGCTCGCCCGAGCCGGTGTTCGAAACGCAGGTGCGCCGCGCCTTCGACAATCTCAATGCGGTGCTGGCCGCCGCCGGCTGCACGTTCGATGACGTGGTGGACGTGACCGTGTTTCTGGTGGACCCGGAAACGAATTTCGAGAAAGCCTGGGCGATCGTGCCCGAGTACTGGGGCCAGGCGCCGCACCCGACCCTGACCGGCATCGGCGTGACCTGGCTGTACGGCTTCCAGTTCGAGATCAAGGTGATCGCGAAGCTGCCGTAAACCAGGGCGGGGCCAGATCCCGGTGCGGAAACCGGGATCTGGCCCCTGGGCGGTCAGGCATCGCGACGGTGCAGCCAGCGGTACAGCACCGGCAACACCAGCAGGGTCAGCAGCGTGGACGACACGATGCCGCCGATCACCACGGTCGCCAACGGGCGCTGCACTTCCGAACCGGCACCGACATTGAATGCCATCGGCACGAAGCCCAGCGAGGCCACCAGCGCGGTCATCAGCACCGGGCGCAGGCGGCCCAGCGCGCCTTCGCGCACCGCATCGGACAACGACCGGCCCTGTTCACGCAGGTGGCGCACGAAGCTGATCATCACCAGTCCGTTCAGCACGGCCACGCCGGACAAGGCGATGAAACCCACCCCGGCCGAGATCGACAGCGGCAGCCCGCGCAGGGCCAGCGCCAGCACGCCACCGGTCAGTGCCAGCGGCACGCCGGTGAACACGATGGCCGCATCACGGCCGGAACCGAACGCCCAGAACAGCAGCGCGAAGATCAGCACCAGCGTGACCGGCACCACCACGGCCAGGCGCTGGCTGGCCGAGATCAGCTGCTGGAAGCTGCCGCCGTAGTCGATCCAGTAACCGGCCGGCAGCGCGACCTTGGCCTGCACGGCCGCCTGCAGGTCGGCCACGAAACTGCCCAGGTCACGATCGCGCACATTGGCGGTGACCACGATGCGGCGCTTGCCGTTGTCGCGGTTGATCTGGTTCGGGCCTTCGCTGTTCTCGATACGCGCCAGTTCGCGCAGCGGTACCGTCCGCGGCATGCCACTGCCGGCTGCCTGGCCGCGACTGAGCTCATCGGCATTGCCACCCGCCAGCGCGGTTTCTAGCGAGATGGGCAGGTCGGCCAGCGCGGCCGGGTCCTGGCGCAGGTTCTCCGGCAGCCGCACGACGATGTCGAAGCGGCGATCGCCTTCGAACAGCTGCCCGGCCACCTGGCCGCCGACGGCGGCGGACACGGTGGACTGCACCTGGCCGGGGTTGAGCCCGTAACCGGCCAGCTTCTGCCGGTCCGGCAGCACCGTCAGCAGCGGCAGCCCACTGGTTTCCTCCAGCCGTACATCGGCCGCGCCGGGCACGGCCGACACCACCTTTTCCAGCTGCTGGCCAACTTGGCGCAGGGTGTCCAGGTCATCGCCGTAGAGCATCACCGCCACATCCGCGCGCACGCCGGAAATCAGCTCGTTCATGCGCATCTGGATCGGCTGGGTGAACTCGTAGTTGTTGCCCGGCAGCTGCTCGGCGGTCTTCTCCAGTTCGGCCAGCAGCGTGGCCCGTGGCTTGCGCGGGTCGGGCCATTGGCTGCGTGGCTTCATCATGATGAAGGTATCGGCCACCGACGGCGGCATCGGGTCGGAGGCCACTTCCGGCGTGCCGATCTTGGAGAACACCTTGGCCACTTCCGGCACCTGCAGCAGGCGGCGTTCGATCTGCACCTGCATCTGCACCGACTGCGCCAGGCTGGTGCCGGGGATGCGCATGGCATGCATGGCCACATCCCCTTCATCCAGGCTGGGCACGAACTCACTGCCCAGGCGCGTGGCCAGCACACCACACCCCAGCACCAGCGCCACCGCGCCAACGGCCACCCAGCGCCCACGGCGCAGGGTGAACGCCAGCAGCGGCTGGTAGCGGCGGCGCAGCCAGGCCATCAGGCGGTTTTCCTTTTCCTGCACGCGGCCACCGAGGAACAGCGCGATCGCTGCCGGCACGAAGGTCAGGCACAGCAGCATCGCACCGGTCAGGGCCAGCACCACGGTGATCGCCATGGGATGGAACATTTTTCCTTCCACGCCGGTCAGCGCGAAGATCGGCAGGTACACCGCG
Encoded proteins:
- a CDS encoding LysR family transcriptional regulator; the protein is MDRFDAMQAFARVVETGSFTRAAETLRLSRTTVTQLVQQLEARLRVRLLHRTTRRVSVTAEGAACYERVVRLLADLEDVEGGLAEAAAQPRGRLRIDVPSPFARLLLVPALPAFHARYPDIRLDIGVSDREVDVIADNVDCVIRGGIPADPALVARPLGTLGIGFHASPAYLQQHGTPTHPRQLDGPDHHAVGFLSPRSGRARVFVARRGDEQVEVQGRHWVALDDGNAYLAAGLAGLGVVVLPDYMTAAHVARGELVPLLPDWQLPAMPMHVMFPPNRHMSHRLRVFIDWVVDVLGPADAA
- a CDS encoding RidA family protein; the protein is MSHRDVVFPAGRQALYERNRYSPAIRSNGFLFVSGQVGSREDGSPEPVFETQVRRAFDNLNAVLAAAGCTFDDVVDVTVFLVDPETNFEKAWAIVPEYWGQAPHPTLTGIGVTWLYGFQFEIKVIAKLP
- a CDS encoding CusA/CzcA family heavy metal efflux RND transporter produces the protein MLERIIGGAIAHRWLMLALTLALVLVGAWSFTKLPIDATPDITNVQVQVNTAAPGYSPLESEQRITYAVETAMAGLPKLDHVRSLSRYGLSQVTVVFKDGTDLYFARQQVAERLQQVRSQIPAGLDPQLGPIATGLGEIFMYTIDADPKARKADGTPYTSTDLRTLQDWVIRPQLRNVPGVTEVNTIGGFQRQVHITPDPARLRALGFTLEDVAAAVEANNQNVGAGYIERNGQQFLVRIPGQVADLQEIGNIVLDRREGVPIHVHDVAEVADGPELRSGAATQDGHEVVMGTVVMLVGANSREVAQAAAAKLQQAQASLPKGVTVTASYDRTALVDRTIQTVARNLLEGALLVIVVLFVLLGNVRAALITAAVIPLAMLFTLTGMARGGVSANLMSLGALDFGLIVDGAVIIIENCLRRFGERQHALGRDMTVAERFAETASATAEVIRPSLFGLGIITAVYLPIFALTGVEGKMFHPMAITVVLALTGAMLLCLTFVPAAIALFLGGRVQEKENRLMAWLRRRYQPLLAFTLRRGRWVAVGAVALVLGCGVLATRLGSEFVPSLDEGDVAMHAMRIPGTSLAQSVQMQVQIERRLLQVPEVAKVFSKIGTPEVASDPMPPSVADTFIMMKPRSQWPDPRKPRATLLAELEKTAEQLPGNNYEFTQPIQMRMNELISGVRADVAVMLYGDDLDTLRQVGQQLEKVVSAVPGAADVRLEETSGLPLLTVLPDRQKLAGYGLNPGQVQSTVSAAVGGQVAGQLFEGDRRFDIVVRLPENLRQDPAALADLPISLETALAGGNADELSRGQAAGSGMPRTVPLRELARIENSEGPNQINRDNGKRRIVVTANVRDRDLGSFVADLQAAVQAKVALPAGYWIDYGGSFQQLISASQRLAVVVPVTLVLIFALLFWAFGSGRDAAIVFTGVPLALTGGVLALALRGLPLSISAGVGFIALSGVAVLNGLVMISFVRHLREQGRSLSDAVREGALGRLRPVLMTALVASLGFVPMAFNVGAGSEVQRPLATVVIGGIVSSTLLTLLVLPVLYRWLHRRDA